A single genomic interval of Juglans regia cultivar Chandler chromosome 1, Walnut 2.0, whole genome shotgun sequence harbors:
- the LOC108996352 gene encoding farnesylcysteine lyase gives MIIYRIKKKKICLSAPNSDEEGGDDFESRDHRLRRNNMLSPLALSLFTFLLLCPSFSSLPQSPLPTPIPAPNDPPTICIVGSGIGGSSVAHFLRHYSSHPFSIRIFERNGIVGGRMATVNVSGQTFEAGASILHPKNFHALNYTKSLGLNIKKPSSSDSFSLGIWDGKNFVFKTLSFSSKLPFVDKIVSLANSVLMFLRYGFSLLRMESFTEGTVDKFLKYYESSESRPVFETVDGMLKWAGLYNLTTRTLLEEMIDSGFSPLLIEELVTVITRINYGQSVSISGLAGAVSLAGSGGGLWAIEGGNWQMAAGLINRSDAALHLHEEIESISYLGEYYELNSTIGNRYTCEVTVVATPMDELNIQFAPQISIPKRELQHTHATFVRGLLNPAYFGLNAVSEIPELVGTIEDSDLPFSSISVLRQHGEKDMTYKIFSRQPMADTLLDSIFSVRQETIRIDWGAYPHYSAPEVFAPFILDGRHLYYVNAFENAASTMETSAVAAENIARLILSRFFSQSPLISSNLSSNSGELLHVDL, from the exons ATGATAATTTatcgtataaaaaaaaaaaaaatttgtctttcGGCACCAAACAGCGACGAGGAAGGAGGAGACGACTTCGAGAGTAGAGATCATCGGCTGCGAAGGAACAACATGCTGTCACCGCTCGCCCTCTCCCTTTTCaccttcctcctcctctgtcCATCATTTTCCTCCCTACCTCAATCCCCTCTCCCAACCCCTATACCAGCTCCAAATGATCCGCCTACTATCTGCATCGTCGGCAGCGGAATCGGCGGTTCCTCCGTCGCTCACTTCCTCCGTCACTACTCCTCCCACCCCTTCTCTATCCGAATCTTTGAGCGTAACGGCATCGTCGGGGGCCGCATGGCCACTGTCAACGTCTCCGGCCAGACCTTCGAGGCCGGTGCCTCCATTCTTCACCCCAAGAATTTCCACGCCTTGAACTACACTAAGTCCCTCGGGTTGAATATCAAGAAGCCCTCTTCGTCGGATTCTTTCTCTCTCGGAATTTGGGACGGCAAGAATTTCGTGTTCAAAACTTTAAGCTTTAGTTCCAAGCTCCCATTCGTTGACAAGATCGTCTCGCTCGCCAATTCGGTGCTCATGTTCCTGCGCTACGGGTTTTCACTCCTTAGAATGGAGAGCTTCACCGag GGTACCGTGGACAAGTTCTTGAAGTACTATGAAAGCTCTGAATCCAGACCAGTTTTTGAGACTGTGGATGGGATGCTAAAATGGGCTGGTTTGTACAATCTCACGACCCGGACTCTGCTGGAGGAAATGATTGATTCGGGGTTTTCTCCCTTATTGATAGAAGAGCTTGTCACT GTCATCACAAGAATAAATTATGGGCAGAGTGTCTCTATCAGTGGACTTGCTGGTGCAGTTTCATTGGCAGGATCTGGTGGAGGGTTGTGGGCCATCGAAGGAGGAAATTGGCAGATGGCTGCTGGATTAATTAATCGCTCAGATGCTGCATTGCACCTCCATGAAGAAATAGAATCTATCTCTTATCTGGGAGAATATTATGAGCTTAACTCCACAATAGGGAATCGTTACACATGTGAAGTTACGGTGGTTGCTACACCTATGGATGAGCTGAATATTCAGTTTGCCCCTCAAATTTCAATTCCTAAGAGAGAATTACAGCACACCCATGCAACTTTTGTGAGGGGCCTTTTAAATCCA GCATATTTTGGCCTAAATGCTGTATCAGAAATCCCAGAACTGGTAGGCACGATAGAGGATTCTGACCTTCCATTCTCAAGCATTTCAGTTCTAAGGCAACATGGTGAGAAAGATATGACTTACAAGATATTTTCCCGTCAACCCATGGCAGATACATTACTGGATAGCATCTTTAG TGTGAGGCAGGAGACAATTCGGATTGATTGGGGTGCTTACCCTCACTACAGTGCTCCTGAAGTATTTGCACCATTTATCTTGGATGGTCGGCATTTGTACTATGTGAATGCTTTTGAGAATGCAGCTAGCACGATGGAGACAAGTGCTGTTGCAGCTGAGAATATAGCGCGACTAATCCTATCAAGATTTTTTAGCCAATCACCCTTGATTTCATCCAACCTGAGCTCAAACTCTGGGGAACTTTTACATGTGGACCTGTGA
- the LOC108996279 gene encoding F-box protein At5g39450 isoform X1 has protein sequence MLSEPCGSSFLLALPDDVFAIVSRSLSPRDLCNLSLCCRSLCALVASEKVWLTQCEMIGVVPHRDLIEWRKGVSSYVALCRFLICIHPLIGIWVHQNPELGNVVYVMPGFVSVVGCRIIPQELGPLGIEDGPILWAPVFEVLGNYDGSATFFLHGREKGNDYFYPGSVKPIERTCNVLLLEVEALQEENEGKLLHSKSFAHHSDKDLRKVCRSDIGISRSQRVLEPNEAKVPFGRLAFCDRRKLLNVATSQVRQKVPDSANGPLFPGLRDDEDNFQKDLAFLLERRSLLMEMYKFGGRLIDWKAIPELPSDPTQLELSQIRKSLDRPSGYSNSLNCDDDGHVQCTKRKTLRGYFKNSLKQFLGRSSSINVGNAISKNGSSSGGNKHAQLHEFLTSGDAIRLALHASTIKLSSYRAWPNMHESRFALYKLPMRAPTADHEYAGLWGGTFGWPPGRPTEDKPGKALFFLLLSYEESQGQRHLIATKILEGTHYVLHPNGSAMFIVNVDEPSPDPFPFDSDVDSIPVNLKHAFMGEGIANGYGFRYPGAKPGSLFAFQNGLLAFIWKETRAVLTLQRLDLQELLKKGEQVPALPPIANFSYLTRSYSNVFAGFPNNSTCLSSPRCMGNKSR, from the exons ATGTTGTCTGAACCCTGTGGCTCGAGCTTTCTCCTTGCTCTGCCGGATGATGTGTTTGCCATAGTATCCCGGTCCCTCTCTCCGAGGGATCTATGTAATCTCAGTTTATGCTGCCGGAGTCTGTGCGCCCTCGTGGCCTCTGAAAAGGTCTGGCTCACCCAATGTGAAATGATAGGGGTCGTGCCCCATAGAGACCTCATCGAGTGGCGAAAGGGTGTCTCGTCCTACGTGGCACTTTGCCGCTTCCTCATTTGCATTCATCCATTGATTGGAATTTGGGTTCATCAGAACCCCGAACTTGGCAACGTGGTCTATGTCATGCCTGGTTTTGTTTCAGTTGTTGGATGCCGGATAATCCCACAAGAGCTTGGTCCATTAGGCATTGAGGATGGTCCCATCCTATGGGCGCCTGTGTTTGAAGTTCTTGGTAATTATGACGGTTCCGCCACATTTTTCCTCCATGGAAGGGAGAAGGGAAATGACTATTTTTATCCTGGTTCAGTCAAACCTATTGAGAGGACTTGCAATGTGCTATTGCTTGAGGTGGAGGCATTGcaagaagaaaatgagggtAAATTGTTGCATAGCAAGAGCTTTGCTCACCATTCAGATAAGGATCTAAGAAAAGTTTGTAGGTCAGATATTGGAATTTCAAGGTCTCAAAGGGTGCTTGAACCGAATGAGGCGAAGGTGCCATTTGGTCGACTGGCTTTTTGTGACAGAAGAAAATTGCTGAATGTTGCTACCAGCCAAGTTCGTCAAAAGGTTCCGGATTCTGCAAATGGGCCACTATTTCCAGGGTTAAGAGATGATGAAGATAACTTTCAGAAAGATCTGGCATTCTTATTGGAACGGAGATCACTGCTTATGGAAATGTATAAGTTTGGTGGTCGTCTAATTGATTGGAAGGCAATTCCTGAACTGCCATCTGATCCTACCCAGTTGGAATTGAGCCAGATTAGAAAGAGTCTTGATCGTCCAAGTGGTTATAGCAATTCCCTTAATTGTGATGATGATGGTCACGTACAATGCACCAAGAGAAAAACTCTTCGTGGCTACTTTAAGAATAGCCTTAAACAGTTCCTGGGGAGGTCCAGCTCAATTAATGTTGGGAATGCAATTTCAAAGAATGGTTCTTCAAGCGGCGGGAATAAGCATGCACAACTTCACGAGTTTTTGACGTCAGGTGATGCAATAAGACTTGCATTACATGCATCCACTATCAAGTTATCTTCTTATCGAGCATGGCCAAACATGCATGAAAGTCGGTTTGCCCTCTACAAGTTGCCCATGCGGGCTCCAACTGCTGACCATGAGTATGCTGGTTTATGGGGAGGGACTTTTGGTTGGCCTCCTGGGAGGCCTACAGAAGACAAACCTGGTAAGGCTCTCTTCTTTCTACTGCTCTCTTATGAGGAGTCCCAAGGGCAGCGGCATcttattgcaaccaaaatattgGAAGGCACCCACTACGTTCTGCATCCTAATGGCTCAGCAATGTTTATAGTGAATGTAGATGAGCCTTCACCGGATCCATTTCCTTTCGATTCCGATGTAGATTCTATTCCTGTGAATCTAAAGCATGCTTTTATGGGAGAGGGTATTGCAAATGGTTATGGATTCCGGTATCCCGGTGCAAAGCCCGGTTCCCTCTTTGCATTTCAAAATGGTCTTCTTGCCTTCATTTGGAAGGAAACCAGGGCAGTCTTGACCTTGCAGAGACTTGACTTGCAAGAGCTGCTGAAGAAGGGTGAACAAGTTCCTGCACTACCTCCAATcgccaacttttcatatttgactCGGTCATACTCAAACGTGTTTGCAGGCTTCCCAAACAACTCAACTTGTTTGTCTTCACCAAG GTGTATGGGAAATAAAAGCAGGTAG
- the LOC108996279 gene encoding F-box protein At5g39450 isoform X2, with protein MLSEPCGSSFLLALPDDVFAIVSRSLSPRDLCNLSLCCRSLCALVASEKVWLTQCEMIGVVPHRDLIEWRKGVSSYVALCRFLICIHPLIGIWVHQNPELGNVVYVMPGFVSVVGCRIIPQELGPLGIEDGPILWAPVFEVLGNYDGSATFFLHGREKGNDYFYPGSVKPIERTCNVLLLEVEALQEENEGKLLHSKSFAHHSDKDLRKVCRSDIGISRSQRVLEPNEAKVPFGRLAFCDRRKLLNVATSQVRQKVPDSANGPLFPGLRDDEDNFQKDLAFLLERRSLLMEMYKFGGRLIDWKAIPELPSDPTQLELSQIRKSLDRPSGYSNSLNCDDDGHVQCTKRKTLRGYFKNSLKQFLGRSSSINVGNAISKNGSSSGGNKHAQLHEFLTSGDAIRLALHASTIKLSSYRAWPNMHESRFALYKLPMRAPTADHEYAGLWGGTFGWPPGRPTEDKPGKALFFLLLSYEESQGQRHLIATKILEGTHYVLHPNGSAMFIVNVDEPSPDPFPFDSDVDSIPVNLKHAFMGEGIANGYGFRYPGAKPGSLFAFQNGLLAFIWKETRAVLTLQRLDLQELLKKGEQVPALPPIANFSYLTRSYSNVFAGFPNNSTCLSSPRTIRVGFP; from the exons ATGTTGTCTGAACCCTGTGGCTCGAGCTTTCTCCTTGCTCTGCCGGATGATGTGTTTGCCATAGTATCCCGGTCCCTCTCTCCGAGGGATCTATGTAATCTCAGTTTATGCTGCCGGAGTCTGTGCGCCCTCGTGGCCTCTGAAAAGGTCTGGCTCACCCAATGTGAAATGATAGGGGTCGTGCCCCATAGAGACCTCATCGAGTGGCGAAAGGGTGTCTCGTCCTACGTGGCACTTTGCCGCTTCCTCATTTGCATTCATCCATTGATTGGAATTTGGGTTCATCAGAACCCCGAACTTGGCAACGTGGTCTATGTCATGCCTGGTTTTGTTTCAGTTGTTGGATGCCGGATAATCCCACAAGAGCTTGGTCCATTAGGCATTGAGGATGGTCCCATCCTATGGGCGCCTGTGTTTGAAGTTCTTGGTAATTATGACGGTTCCGCCACATTTTTCCTCCATGGAAGGGAGAAGGGAAATGACTATTTTTATCCTGGTTCAGTCAAACCTATTGAGAGGACTTGCAATGTGCTATTGCTTGAGGTGGAGGCATTGcaagaagaaaatgagggtAAATTGTTGCATAGCAAGAGCTTTGCTCACCATTCAGATAAGGATCTAAGAAAAGTTTGTAGGTCAGATATTGGAATTTCAAGGTCTCAAAGGGTGCTTGAACCGAATGAGGCGAAGGTGCCATTTGGTCGACTGGCTTTTTGTGACAGAAGAAAATTGCTGAATGTTGCTACCAGCCAAGTTCGTCAAAAGGTTCCGGATTCTGCAAATGGGCCACTATTTCCAGGGTTAAGAGATGATGAAGATAACTTTCAGAAAGATCTGGCATTCTTATTGGAACGGAGATCACTGCTTATGGAAATGTATAAGTTTGGTGGTCGTCTAATTGATTGGAAGGCAATTCCTGAACTGCCATCTGATCCTACCCAGTTGGAATTGAGCCAGATTAGAAAGAGTCTTGATCGTCCAAGTGGTTATAGCAATTCCCTTAATTGTGATGATGATGGTCACGTACAATGCACCAAGAGAAAAACTCTTCGTGGCTACTTTAAGAATAGCCTTAAACAGTTCCTGGGGAGGTCCAGCTCAATTAATGTTGGGAATGCAATTTCAAAGAATGGTTCTTCAAGCGGCGGGAATAAGCATGCACAACTTCACGAGTTTTTGACGTCAGGTGATGCAATAAGACTTGCATTACATGCATCCACTATCAAGTTATCTTCTTATCGAGCATGGCCAAACATGCATGAAAGTCGGTTTGCCCTCTACAAGTTGCCCATGCGGGCTCCAACTGCTGACCATGAGTATGCTGGTTTATGGGGAGGGACTTTTGGTTGGCCTCCTGGGAGGCCTACAGAAGACAAACCTGGTAAGGCTCTCTTCTTTCTACTGCTCTCTTATGAGGAGTCCCAAGGGCAGCGGCATcttattgcaaccaaaatattgGAAGGCACCCACTACGTTCTGCATCCTAATGGCTCAGCAATGTTTATAGTGAATGTAGATGAGCCTTCACCGGATCCATTTCCTTTCGATTCCGATGTAGATTCTATTCCTGTGAATCTAAAGCATGCTTTTATGGGAGAGGGTATTGCAAATGGTTATGGATTCCGGTATCCCGGTGCAAAGCCCGGTTCCCTCTTTGCATTTCAAAATGGTCTTCTTGCCTTCATTTGGAAGGAAACCAGGGCAGTCTTGACCTTGCAGAGACTTGACTTGCAAGAGCTGCTGAAGAAGGGTGAACAAGTTCCTGCACTACCTCCAATcgccaacttttcatatttgactCGGTCATACTCAAACGTGTTTGCAGGCTTCCCAAACAACTCAACTTGTTTGTCTTCACCAAG GACGATTAGAGTCGGCTTTCCTTAA
- the LOC108996279 gene encoding F-box protein At5g39450 isoform X3: MLSEPCGSSFLLALPDDVFAIVSRSLSPRDLCNLSLCCRSLCALVASEKVWLTQCEMIGVVPHRDLIEWRKGVSSYVALCRFLICIHPLIGIWVHQNPELGNVVYVMPGFVSVVGCRIIPQELGPLGIEDGPILWAPVFEVLGNYDGSATFFLHGREKGNDYFYPGSVKPIERTCNVLLLEVEALQEENEGKLLHSKSFAHHSDKDLRKVCRSDIGISRSQRVLEPNEAKVPFGRLAFCDRRKLLNVATSQVRQKVPDSANGPLFPGLRDDEDNFQKDLAFLLERRSLLMEMYKFGGRLIDWKAIPELPSDPTQLELSQIRKSLDRPSGYSNSLNCDDDGHVQCTKRKTLRGYFKNSLKQFLGRSSSINVGNAISKNGSSSGGNKHAQLHEFLTSGDAIRLALHASTIKLSSYRAWPNMHESRFALYKLPMRAPTADHEYAGLWGGTFGWPPGRPTEDKPGKALFFLLLSYEESQGQRHLIATKILEGTHYVLHPNGSAMFIVNVDEPSPDPFPFDSDVDSIPVNLKHAFMGEGIANGYGFRYPGAKPGSLFAFQNGLLAFIWKETRAVLTLQRLDLQELLKKGEQVPALPPIANFSYLTRSYSNVFAGFPNNSTCLSSPRTSEDISS, from the exons ATGTTGTCTGAACCCTGTGGCTCGAGCTTTCTCCTTGCTCTGCCGGATGATGTGTTTGCCATAGTATCCCGGTCCCTCTCTCCGAGGGATCTATGTAATCTCAGTTTATGCTGCCGGAGTCTGTGCGCCCTCGTGGCCTCTGAAAAGGTCTGGCTCACCCAATGTGAAATGATAGGGGTCGTGCCCCATAGAGACCTCATCGAGTGGCGAAAGGGTGTCTCGTCCTACGTGGCACTTTGCCGCTTCCTCATTTGCATTCATCCATTGATTGGAATTTGGGTTCATCAGAACCCCGAACTTGGCAACGTGGTCTATGTCATGCCTGGTTTTGTTTCAGTTGTTGGATGCCGGATAATCCCACAAGAGCTTGGTCCATTAGGCATTGAGGATGGTCCCATCCTATGGGCGCCTGTGTTTGAAGTTCTTGGTAATTATGACGGTTCCGCCACATTTTTCCTCCATGGAAGGGAGAAGGGAAATGACTATTTTTATCCTGGTTCAGTCAAACCTATTGAGAGGACTTGCAATGTGCTATTGCTTGAGGTGGAGGCATTGcaagaagaaaatgagggtAAATTGTTGCATAGCAAGAGCTTTGCTCACCATTCAGATAAGGATCTAAGAAAAGTTTGTAGGTCAGATATTGGAATTTCAAGGTCTCAAAGGGTGCTTGAACCGAATGAGGCGAAGGTGCCATTTGGTCGACTGGCTTTTTGTGACAGAAGAAAATTGCTGAATGTTGCTACCAGCCAAGTTCGTCAAAAGGTTCCGGATTCTGCAAATGGGCCACTATTTCCAGGGTTAAGAGATGATGAAGATAACTTTCAGAAAGATCTGGCATTCTTATTGGAACGGAGATCACTGCTTATGGAAATGTATAAGTTTGGTGGTCGTCTAATTGATTGGAAGGCAATTCCTGAACTGCCATCTGATCCTACCCAGTTGGAATTGAGCCAGATTAGAAAGAGTCTTGATCGTCCAAGTGGTTATAGCAATTCCCTTAATTGTGATGATGATGGTCACGTACAATGCACCAAGAGAAAAACTCTTCGTGGCTACTTTAAGAATAGCCTTAAACAGTTCCTGGGGAGGTCCAGCTCAATTAATGTTGGGAATGCAATTTCAAAGAATGGTTCTTCAAGCGGCGGGAATAAGCATGCACAACTTCACGAGTTTTTGACGTCAGGTGATGCAATAAGACTTGCATTACATGCATCCACTATCAAGTTATCTTCTTATCGAGCATGGCCAAACATGCATGAAAGTCGGTTTGCCCTCTACAAGTTGCCCATGCGGGCTCCAACTGCTGACCATGAGTATGCTGGTTTATGGGGAGGGACTTTTGGTTGGCCTCCTGGGAGGCCTACAGAAGACAAACCTGGTAAGGCTCTCTTCTTTCTACTGCTCTCTTATGAGGAGTCCCAAGGGCAGCGGCATcttattgcaaccaaaatattgGAAGGCACCCACTACGTTCTGCATCCTAATGGCTCAGCAATGTTTATAGTGAATGTAGATGAGCCTTCACCGGATCCATTTCCTTTCGATTCCGATGTAGATTCTATTCCTGTGAATCTAAAGCATGCTTTTATGGGAGAGGGTATTGCAAATGGTTATGGATTCCGGTATCCCGGTGCAAAGCCCGGTTCCCTCTTTGCATTTCAAAATGGTCTTCTTGCCTTCATTTGGAAGGAAACCAGGGCAGTCTTGACCTTGCAGAGACTTGACTTGCAAGAGCTGCTGAAGAAGGGTGAACAAGTTCCTGCACTACCTCCAATcgccaacttttcatatttgactCGGTCATACTCAAACGTGTTTGCAGGCTTCCCAAACAACTCAACTTGTTTGTCTTCACCAAG GACCTCTGAGGACATATCTTCCTAA
- the LOC108996296 gene encoding calcium/calmodulin-regulated receptor-like kinase 2 — MGLTGDRSARESEDGDSECAGGGRIVVVGVKLDPRSRELLTWALVKVAQPGDHVIALHVLDTLTEGTASLISLVKTFDSVLSVYEGFCNLKQVDLKLKVCRGSTVQKNIVREAKLYGAATVVVGTSKTHQTIRSSASVAKYCARKLSKYFAVFAVENGKVVFQRVATSSNANKLRGGVNLSEGPGSVEKSSAVLKKKSPKENCSSCASNCLLPENCGIQSTEELPGDGVQDHSLALVPYQSTEADANSSSVVVQDSPGLRSGWSILRRMFLPKRQYVEKSAKRTSVFQWVSRLPSWHSSAVVYPDQKKSTYDQDDDNYSSLDEESGAIVPFGSVAVCPPLSPCNAMGSLPKELLGLHEKYSSICRLFTYQELSSATSSFMPENMVGKGGSSYVYKGCLPDGKELAVKILKPSEDVLSEFVQEIEIITTLHHKNIISLFGFCFEDNNLLLVYDFLSRGSLEENLHGSKKGGKAFGLQERFNVAMGVAEALDFLHNGCVEPVIHRDVKSSNILLSVDFEPQLSDFGLASWASASSHITCTDVAGTFGYLAPEYFMHGKVSDKIDVFAFGVVLLELLSGRKPINRTHPKGQESLVMWARPILNSGKFSQLLDPSLENGYDNDQIERMVLAATLCIRREPRLRPQISLVLKLLQGDEEVTRWAKQQLCTSEEVDVLDGESFVANIQSHLSVALLDVEDDSHSSSSSEQSISIEDYLKARWSRSSSFD; from the exons ATGGGGTTGACCGGAGACCGTTCAGCCAGAGAATCGGAAGACGGCGACAGCGAATGTGCCGGTGGTGGTCGTATTGTGGTGGTGGGGGTCAAGTTGGACCCGCGTAGCCGGGAATTGCTCACGTGGGCTCTGGTCAAGGTGGCACAGCCTGGCGACCATGTCATTGCCCTTCACGTCCTAGATACCCTTACCG AGGGCACAGCGTCGCTTATCTCGCTCGTGAAGACGTTTGATTCCGTGCTCTCCGTGTACGAAGGCTTCTGCAACTTAAAGCAG GTTGATCTGAAGCTGAAGGTCTGTAGAGGTTCGACGGTCCAGAAAAATATTGTCAGGGAGGCGAAATTGTACGGTGCGGCAACGGTGGTTGTGGGAACTTCTAAAACACATCAAACAATCAGATCATCGGCCTCGGTCGCCAAGTACTGCGCCAGGAAATTGTCCAAATATTTTGCCGTTTTCGCCGTTGAAAATGGCAAAGTTGTGTTCCAGAGAGTGGCAACTTCTAGTAACGCCAATAAATTGCGAG GAGGAGTAAATTTGAGCGAGGGTCCCGGGAGTGTGGAAAAATCCAGCGCGGTTCTGAAGAAGAAGAGCCCAAAGGAGAATTGCTCGAGTTGTGCATCGAATTGTCTATTGCCGGAGAATTGTGGAATCCAATCTACGGAAGAGTTGCCCGGAGATGGTGTCCAGGACCATTCGTTGGCTTTGGTACCGTACCAATCAACTGAGGCCGATGCAAATTCAAGTTCTGTTGTTGTCCAGGACTCACCGGGTTTGAGATCTGGGTGGTCAATTCTTCGGCGGATGTTTCTACCCAAGCGGCAATATGTGGAGAAATCTGCGAAAAGGACTTCTGTGTTTCAGTGGGTATCGAGATTACCAAGCTGGCATTCTTCAGCTGTGGTGTATCCTGATCAGAAGAAGAGTACTTATGATCAGGATGATGATAATTATTCTTCACTTGACGAAGAGAGTGGTGCAATTGTGCCATTCGGATCTGTTGCTGTGTGTCCTCCTCTTTCCCCTTGCAATGCCATGGGTAGTCTTCCTAAAGAATTGTTGGGTTTACATGAGAAATACTCATCCATCTGCAGGCTGTTTACCTACCAGGAACTCTCGTCGGCAACCTCTAGTTTCATGCCTG AGAATATGGTTGGTAAGGGTGGTAGTAGTTATGTTTACAAAGGGTGTCTTCCTGATGGCAAGGAGTTGGCAGTTAAAATTTTGAAGCCATCTGAAGATGTTCTCTCAGAGTTCGTTCAGGAAATTGAGATCATCACAACTTTACATCATAAGAACATAATATCTCTTTTTGGTTTCTGTTTTGAGGACAACAACTTGCTATTGGTCTACGATTTTCTTTCAAGAGGAAGCCTAGAAGAGAACCTTCATG GTAGTAAGAAGGGTGGAAAAGCATTTGGTTTGCAAGAGAGATTTAACGTGGCCATGGGAGTCGCTGAGGCGTTGGACTTTTTACACAACGGCTGTGTGGAACCTGTGATCCATAGGGACGTGAAATCCTCCAATATCCTTCTTTCTGTTGATTTTGAGCCACAG CTCTCAGATTTTGGACTTGCTAGTTGGGCTTCAGCGTCATCCCATATTACTTGTACTGATGTTGCAGGAACCTTTGG TTACTTGGCCCCGGAATACTTTATGCATGGCAAAGTGAGTGACAAAATTGATGTCTTTGCATTTGGCGTTGTACTTCTTGAGCTTCTTTCAGGTAGAAAGCCAATTAACAGAACACATCCAAAGGGTCAGGAGAGCCTAGTAATGTGG GCACGGCCAATTTTGAACAGTGGGAAGTTTTCCCAATTGCTAGATCCAAGCTTGGAAAACGGCTATGACAATGATCAGATTGAGAGGATGGTTTTGGCTGCAACCCTTTGCATTAGACGTGAACCTAGATTACGGCCTCAAATAAGCCTT GTTTTAAAGCTTCTTCAAGGCGATGAGGAAGTAACAAGGTGGGCAAAGCAGCAACTCTGTACATCAGAAGAAGTTGACGTTTTAGATGGAGAATCATTTGTTGCTAACATCCAGTCCCATCTTAGTGTTGCGCTGCTAGACGTTGAGGATGATTCACATTCTAGTAGTAGCAGTGAGCAGAGTATCTCAATAGAAGACTATCTGAAAGCAAGATGGAGCCGCTCATCTAGCTTTGACTAA
- the LOC108996297 gene encoding pentatricopeptide repeat-containing protein At2g13420, mitochondrial-like → MALRMMLQTRFLSLRLQVRPFSSLYLPTLEPSNDAESISKILLHHYNPFHAMESSLQLHGIALTPHLLHQTLLRLKHSSKIAFALFNYSKSLPSQTLTPTSYHLLIDLVAKVRQFDLAWQLIIEMDQSNLSPTPTTFLILIRRLISAGLTRQAIRAFDDIEGFTQTKTSDEDFCFLLDTLCKYGFVKVATEVFNKKKHGFLPDTKMYTILIYGWCKIGRIDMGEKFLKDMMGRGIEPNVVTYNVFLNGICRRASLHPEERFERTIRNAEKVFDEMRERGIEPDVTSFSIVLHVYSRSHKPELSLDKLALMKEKGICPSVATYTSVVKCLCSCGRLEDAEDLIGEMVRNGVSLSAATYNCFFKEYRGRKDADSALKLYKKMKEEGLCTPSMHTYNILVGMFLKLNRMGTVKDIWNDMRESGVGPDLDSYTMLIHGLCEKQKWREACQFFVEMIERGFLPRKVTFETLYKGLIQSDMLRTWRRLKKKLDEESITFGSEFQNYHLKPYRR, encoded by the coding sequence ATGGCGTTAAGGATGATGCTTCAAACTCGCTTCCTTTCCCTCCGACTCCAAGTTCGCCCATTCTCGTCTCTCTACCTCCCCACCCTCGAGCCCTCGAACGATGCCGAATCGATCTCGAAGATCCTTCTCCACCACTATAACCCCTTTCATGCCATGGAGTCTTCTCTGCAGCTCCACGGCATCGCTCTTACCCCTCACCTCCTCCATCAAACCCTCCTCCGCCTCAAACACTCATCCAAGATTGCCTTCGCCCTTTTCAACTATTCTAAGTCCCTTCCTTCCCAAACTCTCACCCCCACCTCCTACCACCTCCTCATTGACCTTGTAGCCAAAGTCCGCCAGTTCGACCTAGCCTGGCAACTTATTATCGAAATGGATCAAAGCAACCTCTCCCCCACTCCCACCACGTTCTTGATCTTAATCCGTAGACTAATATCCGCAGGTCTTACACGCCAAGCCATTCGTGCTTTCGATGACATTGAAGGTTTTACTCAAACTAAGACAAGTGAtgaagatttttgttttctgttggATACCCTTTGCAAGTACGGGTTTGTTAAGGTCGCAACCGAGgtttttaacaaaaagaaacATGGGTTTTTGCCGGATACGAAGATGTATACCATTTTGATATATGGGTGGTGCAAAATTGGTAGGATTGATATGGGCGAGAAGTTTTTGAAGGACATGATGGGTAGAGGGATTGAGCCAAATGTGGTCACGTACAATGTGTTTTTGAATGGGATATGTCGGCGGGCAAGTTTGCACCCGGAGGAAAGGTTTGAGAGGACAATAAGGAATGCGGAGAAGGTATTTGATGaaatgagggagagagggatTGAACCAGATGTGACTAGTTTTTCAATCGTGCTTCATGTGTATAGTCGGTCGCACAAGCCTGAGTTGTCGCTTGATAAGTTGGCGTTGATGAAGGAGAAAGGGATTTGTCCAAGTGTGGCAACATATACTTCGGTGGTCAAGTGTCTTTGTTCTTGTGGGAGGCTTGAGGACGCGGAGGACTTGATTGGGGAAATGGTGAGGAATGGGGTTAGCTTGTCTGCAGCTACTTATAATTGTTTCTTTAAGGAGTATAGGGGGAGAAAGGATGCTGATAGTGCTTTAAAGTTGTATAAGAAGATGAAGGAGGAAGGTTTGTGTACGCCCAGTATGCACACATATAACATATTAGTGGGTATGTTTTTAAAGTTGAATCGCATGGGGACTGTAAAAGACATATGGAATGATATGAGAGAGAGTGGGGTTGGACCGGATTTGGATTCATACACGATGTTGATTCATGGGTTATGTGAGAAACAGAAATGGAGAGAGGCGTGCCAGTTTTTTGTGGAGATGATAGAGAGGGGGTTTCTTCCTCGAAAGGTTACTTTTGAGACACTTTACAAGGGCCTCATACAATCTGATATGTTGAGAACTTGGAGAAGATTGAAGAAGAAACTTGATGAAGAGTCAATAACATTCGGTTCAGAATTCCAAAATTATCATTTGAAGCCGTATAGGAGATGA